From one Pseudoliparis swirei isolate HS2019 ecotype Mariana Trench chromosome 5, NWPU_hadal_v1, whole genome shotgun sequence genomic stretch:
- the zar1 gene encoding zygote arrest protein 1, translating to MATYGDEPVDGYFYSSYGPYAARYPRAKDAAAGWKYKSYLSRCGDAADAFNNQQRAQLKSILSQINPKLTPRLRKANTKDVAVQVNPRRDAQVQCSLGPRTLLAWKRDSGRRRRQEPAATLGGGVSPKAAAGVRYPRNLAVYSPIAYRSVTSFLVEENENNTDENNNSNPNSKEASCGDAQAGEPPADPPDAAVRRAGKRRGGDRAAEDGKTAKPQEQREDPESKREEAEELLLAADGSKGKARVRFQFLEQKYGYYHCRECNLRWESAYVWCVQGTNKVYFKQFCRKCQKDFNPYRVEDITCHTCNKARCSCAVTQRHVDPKRPHRQDLCGRCRGKRLSCESTFSFKYII from the exons ATGGCGACGTACGGCGACGAGCCGGTCGACGGTTACTTCTACTCCTCCTACGGGCCCTACGCGGCCCGGTACCCGCGCGCCAAGGACGCGGCGGCGGGCTGGAAGTACAAGAGCTACCTGTCCCGCTGCGGCGACGCCGCGGACGCGTTCAACAACCAGCAGCGCGCGCAGCTCAAGTCCATCTTGTCTCAGATCAACCCCAAACTCACGCCGCGGCTCCGGAAGGCGAACACCAAGGACGTGGCGGTGCAGGTGAACCCGCGGAGGGACGCGCAGGTGCAGTGCTCCCTCGGCCCGCGCACGCTGCTGGCCTGGAAGCGGGACTCCGGGCGCAGGAGGCGGCAGGAGCCCGCCGCGACGCTCGGCGGAGGCGTCAGCCCCAAGGCGGCGGCAGGGGTGCGGTACCCGCGAAACCTCGCGGTGTATTCACCCATCGCCTACAGGAGCGTCACCTCCTTCCTGGTCGAGGAAAACGAAAACAACACCgacgaaaacaacaacagcaacccCAACAGTAAGGAGGCCTCGTGCGGTGACGCGCAGGCCGGAGAGCCGCCCGCTGACCCGCCGGACGCCGCGGTGAGACGCGCCGGGAAGAGGCGCGGAGGCGACCGGGCCGCTGAGGACGGAAAGACCGCGAAACCCCAGGAGCAGCGCGAGGACCCCGAAAGTAAGCGCGAGGAGGCCGAAGAGCTGCTGCTCGCGGCGGACGGGTCAAAGGGCAAGGCGCGCGTGCGGTTCCAG TTCCTGGAGCAGAAGTATGGCTACTACCACTGCAGAGAGTGCAACCTGCGATGGGAGAGCGCCTacgtgtggtgcgttcagggaaccAACAAG GTTTACTTCAAACAGTTCTGTAGAAAATGCCAAAAGGACTTCAACCCGTACCGCGTGGAGGACATCACGTGTCAC ACGTGCAACAAAGCGCGCTGCTCCTGCGCGGTGACGCAGCGGCACGTGGACCCCAAGCGGCCGCACCGACAGGACCTGTGCGGCCGCTGCCGCGGCAAGCGGCTCTCCTGCGAGAGCACCTTCAGCTTCAAGTACATCATCTAG